From a region of the Actinomadura luzonensis genome:
- a CDS encoding RecQ family ATP-dependent DNA helicase, protein MIDAPDAEVLRDEAEERLRALAGEHAVLRDDQWAAIEALVVDRRRVLVVQRTGWGKSAVYFVATALLRELGEGPTVIVSPLLALMRNQIAAAERAGIRAVTINSANPEDWEEVYGQVADGLVDVLLVSPERLNNPDFRDNVLPELAESAGLVVVDEAHCISDWGHDFRPDYRRLARLFEELPPGIPVLATTATANARVTRDVAEQMGEGTLVLRGPLERESLHLSVVRLPSAEQRLAWLAQTLRELPGSGIVYTLTVAAAHEVAGYLREQGHEVAAYSGQTDPAERLAAEEALLNNKIKALVATSALGMGFDKPDLGFVVHVGAPQSPVAYYQQVGRAGRGVERAEVILLPGTEDRDIWAYFASLAFPPEPVVRAVLAALAERGVMSTPALETAVDLSRSRLEMMLKVLDVDGAVRRVKGGWEATGEEWAYDTERYTRIAAERRAEQEAMLGYLTTGECREQYLRRHLDDDAARPCGRCDNCTGRHRSADIAPQAIEQARERLSRPGVELEARRQWPTGLPDLSGRIKPELGAEPGRALGRLTDIGWGNRLRELFHGGDGPVGDDLLRAVVQVLAAWEWRERPVAVVNVPSGSRPQLVRSFAERLAQIGRLTYLGELGYRAGSPGQQFNSAKRVQAIRATLAMPKDLGGRIAQCGGPVLLVDDRVDTGWTMTLATALVRHAGAPAVLPLALATVS, encoded by the coding sequence ATGATTGATGCCCCCGACGCCGAGGTGCTGCGCGACGAGGCCGAGGAGCGCCTGCGGGCGCTGGCCGGCGAGCACGCCGTGCTCCGTGACGACCAATGGGCCGCCATCGAGGCGCTGGTCGTCGACCGGCGCCGGGTGCTCGTGGTGCAGCGCACCGGCTGGGGCAAGTCGGCCGTCTACTTCGTCGCCACCGCGCTGCTGCGCGAGCTGGGCGAGGGCCCCACCGTCATCGTCTCGCCGCTGCTCGCCCTCATGCGCAACCAGATCGCCGCCGCCGAGCGGGCCGGCATCAGGGCCGTCACCATCAACTCCGCCAACCCGGAGGACTGGGAGGAGGTCTACGGCCAGGTCGCCGACGGCCTCGTCGACGTGCTGCTGGTCAGCCCCGAGCGGCTCAACAACCCCGACTTCCGCGACAACGTGCTGCCCGAGCTGGCCGAGAGCGCCGGCCTCGTCGTCGTGGACGAGGCCCACTGCATCTCCGACTGGGGCCACGACTTCCGGCCCGACTACCGCAGGCTGGCCCGGCTGTTCGAGGAGCTGCCGCCCGGCATCCCCGTCCTCGCCACCACCGCCACCGCCAACGCCCGGGTGACGCGCGACGTCGCCGAGCAGATGGGCGAGGGCACCCTGGTGCTGCGCGGCCCGCTGGAGCGCGAGAGCCTGCACCTGTCGGTGGTCCGGCTGCCGTCGGCCGAGCAGCGCCTGGCCTGGCTCGCCCAGACGCTGCGCGAGCTGCCCGGCTCCGGCATCGTCTACACCCTCACCGTCGCCGCCGCCCACGAGGTCGCCGGCTACCTGCGCGAGCAGGGCCACGAGGTGGCCGCCTACTCCGGCCAGACCGACCCGGCCGAGCGCCTGGCGGCCGAGGAGGCGCTGCTCAACAACAAGATCAAGGCGCTGGTCGCGACGAGCGCGCTCGGCATGGGCTTCGACAAGCCCGACCTGGGGTTCGTCGTGCACGTCGGCGCGCCGCAGTCGCCGGTCGCCTACTACCAGCAGGTCGGCCGGGCCGGGCGCGGCGTCGAGCGGGCCGAGGTCATCCTGCTGCCCGGCACCGAGGACCGCGACATCTGGGCCTACTTCGCCTCGCTGGCCTTCCCGCCCGAGCCCGTCGTCCGCGCCGTCCTCGCGGCCCTGGCGGAGCGCGGCGTCATGTCCACCCCCGCCCTGGAGACCGCCGTCGACCTCAGCCGCAGCCGGCTGGAGATGATGCTCAAGGTCCTCGACGTGGACGGCGCCGTCCGGCGGGTCAAGGGCGGCTGGGAGGCCACCGGCGAGGAGTGGGCCTACGACACCGAGCGCTACACCCGCATCGCCGCCGAGCGCCGCGCCGAGCAGGAGGCCATGCTCGGCTACCTCACCACCGGCGAGTGCCGCGAGCAGTACCTCCGCCGCCACCTCGACGACGACGCCGCCCGCCCCTGCGGCCGCTGCGACAACTGCACCGGCAGGCACCGCTCGGCCGACATCGCGCCCCAGGCGATCGAGCAGGCCCGCGAGCGGCTGAGCCGGCCCGGCGTCGAGCTGGAGGCCCGCAGGCAGTGGCCCACCGGCCTGCCCGACCTGTCCGGCCGGATCAAGCCCGAGCTGGGCGCCGAGCCGGGCCGCGCGCTCGGCCGGCTCACCGACATCGGCTGGGGCAACCGGCTGCGCGAGCTGTTCCACGGCGGCGACGGGCCGGTGGGCGACGACCTGCTGCGGGCCGTGGTGCAGGTGCTGGCCGCCTGGGAGTGGCGCGAGCGGCCGGTGGCCGTGGTCAACGTGCCGTCCGGGTCGCGCCCGCAGCTCGTGCGCTCCTTCGCCGAGCGGCTGGCCCAGATCGGCCGCCTGACCTACCTGGGCGAGCTGGGCTACCGCGCGGGCTCGCCCGGGCAGCAGTTCAACAGCGCCAAGCGGGTGCAGGCGATCCGCGCCACGCTCGCCATGCCGAAGGACCTCGGCGGGCGCATCGCCCAGTGCGGCGGCCCGGTGCTGCTCGTCGACGACCGCGTCGACACCGGCTGGACGATGACGCTGGCCACGGCCCTGGTCCGGCACGCGGGCGCGCCGGCCGTGCTGCCGCTCGCCCTGGCCACGGTCAGCTGA
- a CDS encoding TauD/TfdA dioxygenase family protein — protein MIEFHPVTKHIGAEVTGVDLRKPLSQEEVATLREGWLRHLVLFFRDQHIDDEQHLQFALNFGTLNHPAFKKDADSPIHVLDQTSPRGEGGDEWHSDNTFEPTPPMGSLLRCVQLPEVGGDTCWANTYLAYESLSKPLQRLCDELTAVHDITMSMKKAISKGHPFDLAEIQAKWPPIERPVVRVHAETGRKALFVNRSSTTRLVGLTDRENEALLPLLIDHIRSPEFQCRLRWRPGTLAFWDNRPTQHYAVADYTQRRRMHRVTINAFPEHADK, from the coding sequence ATGATCGAGTTCCATCCCGTGACCAAGCACATCGGCGCCGAGGTCACCGGGGTCGATCTGCGCAAGCCGCTGTCGCAGGAGGAGGTCGCCACGCTGCGCGAGGGCTGGCTCAGGCACCTCGTGCTGTTCTTCCGCGACCAGCACATCGACGACGAGCAGCACCTGCAGTTCGCCCTGAACTTCGGCACGCTCAACCACCCCGCCTTCAAGAAGGACGCCGACAGCCCCATCCACGTCCTCGACCAGACCTCGCCCAGGGGGGAGGGCGGCGACGAGTGGCACAGCGACAACACCTTCGAGCCCACCCCGCCCATGGGCTCCCTGCTGCGCTGCGTCCAGCTCCCCGAGGTGGGCGGCGACACCTGCTGGGCCAACACGTACCTGGCCTACGAGTCGTTGTCCAAGCCCCTCCAGCGGCTGTGCGACGAGCTGACCGCCGTCCACGACATCACCATGTCGATGAAGAAGGCCATCTCCAAGGGGCACCCGTTCGACCTGGCCGAGATCCAGGCCAAGTGGCCGCCGATCGAGCGGCCGGTCGTGCGCGTGCACGCCGAGACCGGCAGGAAGGCGCTGTTCGTCAACCGCTCGTCCACGACCCGCCTGGTGGGGCTCACCGACCGCGAGAACGAGGCGCTGCTGCCGCTGCTGATCGACCACATCCGCTCGCCCGAGTTCCAGTGCCGGCTGCGCTGGCGGCCGGGCACGCTGGCCTTCTGGGACAACCGGCCCACCCAGCACTACGCGGTCGCCGACTACACCCAGCGCCGCCGCATGCACCGCGTCACCATCAACGCCTTCCCCGAGCACGCCGACAAGTAG
- a CDS encoding carbohydrate kinase family protein, which produces MTRVVVVGDLMTDAVARARYALARASDTPAIVTMHGGGSGANISSWLAVEGAEVAFIGRRGADITGRNRDMELMGYGVDARLVMDPERPTGTCVVLVTHKGERTMLSDPGANAALSPEDLPRDLFASGAHLHLSGYTLINEGSREAGLAALDMARRAGMSISVDCASAAPLERTGAEPFLEWTNGAKLLFANIDQAKVLTGRDEAEAAAKVLTAWFPQVVIKMNKEGALWYGNGRPEPVRAAAEPVEKIVDGTGAGDAFCAGFLPPWLEGKPPAEALASGCRLAAKAIMHLGARPPF; this is translated from the coding sequence ATGACGCGGGTCGTCGTGGTGGGCGATCTCATGACCGACGCGGTCGCGCGCGCCCGTTATGCGCTCGCCCGGGCGAGCGACACCCCGGCGATCGTCACCATGCACGGCGGCGGCTCCGGGGCCAACATCTCCTCCTGGCTGGCCGTCGAGGGCGCCGAGGTCGCCTTCATCGGCCGCAGGGGCGCCGACATCACCGGCCGCAACCGCGACATGGAGCTGATGGGCTACGGCGTGGACGCCCGCCTGGTGATGGACCCCGAGCGGCCCACCGGCACCTGCGTGGTGCTCGTCACGCACAAGGGCGAGCGCACCATGCTCTCCGACCCCGGCGCCAACGCCGCCCTGTCGCCCGAAGACCTGCCGCGCGACCTGTTCGCCTCGGGCGCCCACCTGCACCTGTCCGGCTACACGCTGATCAACGAGGGCTCGCGCGAGGCGGGCCTCGCGGCGCTCGACATGGCGCGGCGCGCCGGCATGTCGATCTCGGTCGACTGCGCCTCGGCGGCGCCGCTGGAGCGCACCGGCGCCGAGCCGTTCCTGGAGTGGACCAACGGCGCCAAGCTGCTGTTCGCCAACATCGACCAGGCCAAGGTGCTGACCGGCCGCGACGAGGCCGAGGCGGCCGCCAAGGTGCTGACGGCCTGGTTCCCGCAGGTCGTGATCAAGATGAACAAGGAGGGCGCGCTGTGGTACGGCAACGGCCGCCCCGAGCCGGTGCGGGCCGCCGCCGAGCCGGTCGAGAAGATCGTGGACGGCACGGGCGCGGGCGACGCGTTCTGCGCCGGGTTCCTGCCGCCGTGGCTGGAGGGCAAGCCGCCGGCCGAGGCGCTGGCGTCGGGCTGCCGGCTGGCCGCCAAGGCGATCATGCACCTGGGCGCCCGGCCGCCGTTCTAG
- a CDS encoding DNA gyrase/topoisomerase IV subunit A, with translation MARRTTAPPPEDFEERIVDIDVSSEMRTSFLEYAYSVIYQRALPDARDGLKPVQRRILYSMAEMGLRPDRGHVKSSRVVGDVMGKLHPHGDSAIYDALVRLAQPFSMRLPLVDGHGNFGSLDDLPAAMRYTEARLAPAAMLMVESIDEDTVDFKPNYDGQETEPVVMPSAFPNLLVNGTSGIAVGMATNMAPHNLVEIVAAARHLIKKPDATLDDLMEFVPGPDLPTGGTIIGLQGVRDAYESGRGTFRMRAKCTVEQITPRRKGIIVTELPYNVGPERVVTKIKELVTSKKLQGIADLKDLTDRHKGLRLVIEIKNGFIPEAVLEELYRLTPMEESFGINNVALVDGEPRTLGLRELLQVYVDHRVEVVRRRSEFRRRKREERLHLVDGLVIALLNIDEVIQVIRSSDDSAQARGRLMDVFDLTEIQAAYILDTPLRRLTRYDKLELDREKETLTDEIAKLTEILSSEAKLRQVVSGELADVAKKYGTPRRTVLLDAAGVSRTAVVELQVADDPCLALLSSTGLLARTADAAPLPGEGERSAHDVLVSAVRTSVRGEVGVVTSLGRLIRVQVVDLPTLPATGAPPSLSGGHPVSEYVSLQPDEKVVGLGSLDPEGPGLALGTAQGVVKRVVPDYPANRDDFEVITLKDGDTVVGAAELESESHDLVFISSDAQLLRYPASLVRPQGRPAGGMAGIRLDGGARVIWFGAVDPERPSLVVTVAGSSTALPGTQVGGGKVSDYAEFPAKGRATGGVRAQRFLKGEDELLLAWAGPAPAKAVSAVGKPVPLPEELGRRDGSGVRLTHTIGAVGGALAGGPGTPPSAASTAAAGPEAADGD, from the coding sequence ATGGCCCGACGCACGACAGCACCCCCGCCCGAGGACTTCGAGGAACGCATCGTCGACATCGACGTCTCCTCCGAGATGCGCACGAGCTTCCTGGAGTACGCCTACTCGGTCATCTACCAGCGGGCTCTGCCCGACGCGCGTGACGGCCTGAAGCCCGTGCAGCGGCGCATCCTCTACTCGATGGCCGAGATGGGCCTGCGCCCCGACCGCGGCCACGTCAAGTCCTCGCGCGTCGTCGGCGACGTCATGGGCAAGCTGCACCCCCACGGCGACTCGGCGATCTACGACGCCCTGGTCCGGCTGGCGCAGCCGTTCTCCATGCGGCTGCCGCTCGTCGACGGCCACGGCAACTTCGGCTCGCTCGACGACCTGCCGGCCGCCATGCGCTACACCGAGGCCAGGCTGGCCCCGGCGGCCATGCTCATGGTCGAGTCCATCGACGAGGACACCGTCGACTTCAAGCCCAACTACGACGGCCAGGAGACCGAGCCGGTCGTCATGCCGTCGGCGTTCCCCAACCTGCTGGTCAACGGCACCAGCGGCATCGCGGTCGGCATGGCCACCAACATGGCGCCGCACAACCTCGTGGAGATCGTCGCCGCCGCCCGCCACCTGATCAAGAAGCCGGACGCCACGCTCGACGACCTCATGGAGTTCGTGCCGGGGCCCGACCTGCCCACGGGCGGCACGATCATCGGGCTCCAGGGCGTGCGCGACGCCTACGAGAGCGGGCGCGGCACCTTCCGCATGCGGGCCAAGTGCACGGTCGAGCAGATCACCCCGCGGCGCAAGGGCATCATCGTCACCGAGCTGCCGTACAACGTGGGCCCCGAGCGCGTGGTCACCAAGATCAAGGAGCTGGTGACCAGCAAGAAGCTCCAGGGCATCGCCGACCTCAAGGACCTCACCGACCGGCACAAGGGCCTGCGCCTGGTCATCGAGATCAAGAACGGCTTCATCCCCGAGGCCGTGCTGGAGGAGCTCTACCGGCTGACGCCGATGGAGGAGTCGTTCGGCATCAACAACGTGGCGCTCGTCGACGGCGAGCCGCGCACGCTGGGCCTGCGCGAGCTGCTGCAGGTCTACGTCGACCACCGCGTCGAGGTCGTGCGGCGCCGCTCGGAGTTCCGCCGCCGCAAGCGCGAGGAGCGCCTGCACCTGGTCGACGGCCTCGTCATCGCGCTGCTCAACATCGACGAGGTCATCCAGGTCATCCGCTCCTCCGACGACTCCGCGCAGGCGCGCGGCCGCCTGATGGACGTCTTCGACCTCACCGAGATCCAGGCCGCCTACATCCTCGACACGCCGCTGCGCCGCCTGACCCGCTACGACAAGCTGGAGCTCGACCGGGAGAAGGAGACGCTGACCGACGAGATCGCCAAGCTCACCGAGATCCTGTCGTCGGAGGCCAAGCTGCGCCAGGTCGTCTCCGGCGAGCTCGCCGACGTGGCCAAGAAGTACGGCACGCCGCGCCGCACGGTCCTGCTGGACGCCGCGGGCGTCAGCCGTACCGCGGTGGTGGAGCTCCAGGTCGCCGACGACCCGTGCCTGGCGCTGCTGTCGTCCACCGGGCTGCTGGCCCGCACCGCCGACGCCGCGCCGCTGCCCGGCGAGGGCGAGCGGTCGGCGCACGACGTGCTGGTCTCGGCGGTGCGCACGTCCGTACGCGGGGAGGTGGGCGTCGTCACCTCGCTCGGCCGGCTCATCCGGGTCCAGGTCGTCGACCTGCCGACGCTGCCGGCCACGGGCGCGCCGCCGTCGTTGTCCGGCGGCCATCCGGTCTCCGAGTACGTCTCCCTGCAGCCCGACGAGAAGGTCGTCGGCCTCGGCTCGCTCGACCCCGAAGGGCCGGGGCTGGCGCTCGGCACGGCGCAGGGCGTGGTCAAGCGGGTGGTGCCCGACTACCCCGCCAACCGCGACGACTTCGAGGTGATCACGCTGAAGGACGGCGACACCGTGGTGGGCGCCGCCGAGCTGGAGTCGGAGTCGCACGACCTGGTGTTCATCTCCTCCGACGCGCAGCTCCTGCGCTACCCCGCCTCGCTGGTGCGGCCCCAGGGCCGGCCCGCGGGCGGCATGGCCGGCATCCGGCTGGACGGCGGGGCGCGGGTGATCTGGTTCGGGGCGGTCGATCCCGAGCGGCCCAGCCTGGTGGTCACGGTCGCGGGGTCGTCCACGGCGCTGCCCGGCACGCAGGTGGGCGGCGGCAAGGTGTCCGACTACGCCGAGTTCCCCGCCAAGGGGCGGGCCACCGGCGGCGTGCGGGCGCAGCGCTTCCTCAAGGGCGAGGACGAGCTGCTGCTGGCGTGGGCCGGGCCCGCGCCGGCCAAGGCGGTCTCGGCGGTCGGCAAGCCGGTGCCGCTGCCGGAGGAGCTGGGGCGGCGCGACGGGTCCGGCGTGCGGCTCACCCACACCATCGGGGCCGTCGGCGGCGCCCTCGCCGGCGGGCCGGGCACCCCGCCGAGCGCCGCCTCGACGGCGGCGGCGGGCCCGGAGGCGGCCGACGGCGACTGA
- a CDS encoding bifunctional acetate--CoA ligase family protein/GNAT family N-acetyltransferase, producing MEAQYPAHWEADVVLADGGTAHVRPIRPADADRLRAFYSRLSEESIYFRFFGPRPRLSDRDVERFTNVDYVGRVALIATIGTEMVAVIRYDRTGPGEAEVAFLVEDAHQGRGVASVLLEHLAATARENGIETFVADVLPANMRMMGVLRQAGYTAQSQFADGVVRMTLDLTPTETSAEVTTAREHRAESRSIARLLTPGSVAVVGASREPGGVGQTVLRNLLAADFTGPVYPVHREVRAVAGVRAYPSVTAIDGDVDLAVVAVPAESVLDVVRECAEKGVHGLVVVSSGFGETGAEGRRRQDELARLARAYGLRVVGPNCLGIANTDRAVRLNATLAATIPGRGKVGFFSQSGALGTALLQRVAQRGMGISSFVSAGNRADVSGNDLLQYWEEDDATEVILLYLESLGNPRKFTRLARRISRSKPVVVVKSGGTPSGHSAEELGLPDSAISSLFAQAGLIRVDDLIQLFDVGQLLAYQPLPAGPRVALVTNSDALGLLAANACLAAGLEPRAPVNLGPAAGAAEFGTALAGELASDGVDAAVVIYMPPLPGDAAAVAAELLRVSKDTGKPVLTTFQGHLGMHPALQVEDPEASRSRPTPGRGSIPSYAAPEEAVRALAQVVRYAAWRAQPAAPPPGLDDLDTDRARALTRALLTPTAPSQPDGTPSDGTPSDGTPPDAAPSDAAQPDPASPQADGPVREGGGARSAVFAEPGPPVEIDATELLSCYGLTVWPAEVAGSPEEAVAAAERLGWPVVLKVADPGASRRAGTVRLGLTGPEMVRHAYAEFAGRLGEKVSLAVQRMAPQPAVPTVVGVVEDPAFGPVVSFGLGEVTARLLQDQGYRLAPLTAEDAAALIRSVRAAPLLFGEYGYPPVAVDALEDLLVRVGRLANDLPELARLDLDQVLVGESSVLILGARATLRTPAGPRLDGGPRRLS from the coding sequence GTGGAGGCACAGTATCCGGCCCACTGGGAAGCCGACGTCGTCCTCGCCGACGGCGGCACCGCGCACGTCCGTCCCATCCGGCCCGCCGACGCGGACCGCCTTCGCGCCTTCTACTCGCGCCTGTCCGAGGAGTCGATCTACTTCCGCTTCTTCGGCCCCCGGCCGCGCCTGTCGGACCGCGACGTGGAGCGCTTCACCAACGTCGACTACGTCGGGCGGGTGGCCCTGATCGCCACCATCGGCACCGAGATGGTGGCCGTCATCCGCTACGACAGGACCGGTCCTGGCGAGGCCGAGGTCGCCTTCCTCGTCGAGGACGCCCACCAGGGCCGCGGCGTGGCCTCCGTGCTGCTGGAGCACCTGGCCGCCACCGCCCGCGAGAACGGCATCGAGACCTTCGTCGCCGACGTGCTGCCCGCCAACATGCGCATGATGGGCGTCCTGCGCCAGGCCGGCTACACCGCGCAGAGCCAGTTCGCCGACGGCGTCGTCCGCATGACGCTCGACCTCACCCCCACCGAGACCTCCGCCGAGGTGACGACGGCCCGCGAGCACCGCGCCGAGTCCCGCTCCATCGCCCGGCTCCTCACGCCCGGCTCGGTCGCGGTCGTCGGCGCCTCGCGCGAGCCCGGCGGCGTCGGCCAGACCGTGCTGCGCAACCTCCTGGCCGCCGACTTCACCGGCCCCGTCTACCCCGTGCACCGCGAGGTGCGGGCGGTGGCGGGCGTGCGCGCCTACCCGAGCGTCACCGCCATCGACGGCGACGTCGACCTCGCCGTGGTGGCCGTGCCCGCCGAGAGCGTGCTCGACGTCGTCAGGGAGTGCGCCGAGAAGGGCGTGCACGGGCTGGTCGTGGTGTCGTCGGGGTTCGGCGAGACGGGCGCGGAGGGCCGGCGGCGGCAGGACGAGCTGGCCCGCCTCGCCCGCGCGTACGGGCTGCGCGTGGTCGGCCCCAACTGCCTCGGCATCGCCAACACCGACCGCGCCGTGCGGCTCAACGCCACGCTGGCGGCCACCATCCCCGGGCGGGGCAAGGTCGGCTTCTTCAGCCAGTCCGGCGCCCTCGGCACGGCGCTGCTGCAGCGGGTGGCGCAGCGCGGCATGGGCATCTCGTCGTTCGTGTCGGCGGGCAACCGGGCCGACGTCTCGGGCAACGACCTCCTGCAGTACTGGGAGGAGGACGACGCGACCGAGGTGATCCTGCTCTACCTGGAGTCCCTGGGCAATCCGCGCAAGTTCACCCGCCTGGCCAGGCGCATCTCGCGCAGCAAGCCCGTCGTGGTGGTCAAGAGCGGCGGCACGCCCTCCGGCCACTCGGCCGAGGAGCTGGGGCTGCCCGACTCCGCGATCAGCTCGTTGTTCGCCCAGGCGGGGCTGATCCGGGTCGACGACCTCATCCAGCTCTTCGACGTGGGCCAGCTCCTGGCCTACCAGCCGCTGCCGGCCGGGCCCAGGGTCGCCCTCGTCACCAACTCCGACGCGCTCGGCCTGCTCGCCGCCAACGCCTGCCTCGCGGCCGGCCTCGAACCGCGCGCCCCGGTCAACCTCGGGCCCGCCGCCGGGGCGGCGGAGTTCGGCACGGCGCTGGCCGGCGAGCTGGCCTCCGACGGCGTCGACGCCGCCGTCGTGATCTACATGCCGCCGCTGCCGGGCGACGCCGCCGCCGTGGCCGCCGAGCTGCTGCGGGTCTCCAAGGACACCGGCAAGCCGGTGCTGACGACGTTCCAGGGGCATCTCGGCATGCATCCGGCGCTCCAGGTCGAGGACCCGGAGGCGTCGCGGTCGCGGCCCACGCCCGGCCGGGGGTCCATCCCCTCGTACGCGGCGCCCGAGGAGGCGGTGCGGGCGCTCGCCCAGGTGGTCAGGTACGCGGCCTGGCGCGCCCAGCCCGCCGCCCCGCCGCCGGGCCTGGACGACCTCGACACCGACCGCGCCCGCGCCCTCACCCGCGCCCTGCTCACCCCGACCGCCCCGTCGCAGCCGGACGGGACCCCGTCGGACGGGACCCCGTCGGACGGAACCCCGCCGGACGCGGCCCCGTCGGACGCGGCCCAGCCGGACCCGGCCTCGCCGCAGGCCGACGGGCCGGTGCGGGAGGGGGGCGGCGCGCGGTCGGCGGTGTTCGCCGAGCCCGGCCCGCCGGTCGAGATCGACGCGACCGAGCTGCTGTCCTGCTACGGCCTGACCGTCTGGCCCGCCGAGGTCGCCGGCTCGCCCGAGGAGGCGGTCGCCGCCGCCGAACGTCTCGGCTGGCCCGTGGTGCTCAAGGTCGCCGACCCGGGCGCCTCCCGCCGCGCCGGCACCGTACGCCTCGGGCTCACCGGCCCCGAGATGGTCCGGCACGCCTACGCCGAGTTCGCCGGCCGGCTCGGCGAGAAGGTGTCGCTGGCCGTCCAGCGGATGGCGCCCCAGCCGGCCGTGCCCACGGTGGTCGGCGTGGTGGAGGACCCCGCGTTCGGGCCGGTGGTGTCGTTCGGGCTGGGCGAGGTGACGGCGCGGCTGCTGCAGGACCAGGGCTACCGCCTGGCCCCGCTCACCGCCGAGGACGCCGCCGCGCTGATCCGGTCGGTACGCGCCGCGCCGCTGCTCTTCGGCGAGTACGGCTACCCGCCGGTCGCCGTGGACGCCCTGGAGGACCTCCTGGTACGCGTCGGCCGCCTGGCCAACGACCTGCCCGAGCTGGCCCGCCTCGACCTCGACCAGGTGCTCGTCGGCGAGTCGAGCGTGCTGATCCTGGGCGCCCGCGCCACTCTGCGCACCCCGGCCGGGCCCCGGCTCGACGGCGGCCCCCGGCGGCTGTCCTGA